AACTTGTtaagtattttataaaatgcttaatttatgattttgctcttaaagtatatttattttttcactttaatatctatttttttatcctAATTTGGTATTTAAAGTATCAATCACATCAAAAAATCTACCGAATTGAGAGACAATAGGTGTGTGCTTCTCGCTAATCCGATTGGCACATTTCGAATGTCCAAAATCTATAGAAAAGTAGTAACACGggtaaatacttaaaatacttagtaagctcatacaatataaatatttacttacCCCAATATCTTATCACATACAAACTCATTATGTAAAACAAATATACCTATCAAGATTCAAAACAACATCATTAAGCATATAAAGTTTTGAGATCCATCACACATATAACCTGAATTGttcacattttcattttaaaccaACTTGTACCTTATATCCAAATCATGTACATTACTTTGCCAACATCCAATGGCATATCATCACATTTTCATTCACAATTCTACCCGATAAAATTTCGTAAAAGAACTCCATACACAGGTAAAAGTAATAGTGTTTGGTTACCCGTTTGGGTTAAACCTACACGAATCGAATAATAGTGTCTAGTCACTCGTTAGGGTTGAATCTACACAACAAATAGTCTGACCAGGGCTTAATATACTTGTATTCTCGAATTCACAACACATGCTGGAACTCAGAACCTCCAGGCATTAACCCGTAACCTTGTATACGAGcatttttctaatttcatcGAGATTTAACCTCACATTATACTATTTCAcaacaatccatttcaatttgattcaattctcaaTTTAGGTACTAATTCATAACCAATTCAAGATATCAATAAGATATTAATGAACATACATATgaaactcaaaagaaaattaaacatatttatactgtatgaacttacctgacaAAACGGTAACGTTTTAGATTCTAGGGACTAGttgataatttttcctttttcgccTAAGTCAAcaacttgatctatataatagttAAGATTCAAAATATCAGTACCAATCATAATAACACTCAAATTCATGTttgtaatcttttaattttattttacataatttcctaaatttttatattttattcaatttagtccctaaaaccgaaactattatatctttcaaattcaagctttgattttaaatccaataattacaatttcatcattgTACAACCCTCTAAAagcataattttagaaatttcatgacaaattttatattattacaatttggtccttatacaaaactaaccaaatttacttaacaaattagtcctatttTACAACCAAGCTTATAAATTTAACcagaaaaacatataaaaatcattaatgacaagttttaaaacatttaacaattttgaaaatagatatACGGATTAGCTGAATCTAGttgcaacgatttcaaaaaaataaaaattacaaaaaaacgGGATTGATTTGCTTACCATGCAAGAGTGACGAAGGTTTCTTGAAGCTCGACAATGGCTTCTCCTTCTTCAACTTAATGTTTCGGTGGTGAAAACCAAATAAAGAGATGAtgactatttttcttttacatattaacatataataatatttaagttataaattaacattatttaaaagaaaaaaatttccgTGCGCTGatatttaaaatggaaaattttcaacataaatCCCCAACAATTATTATTTACGCATTACAACTAATAGAACTCTATAGAATTATTTTTTAcggtttttacgatttagttcttataccttaattaatcattcaatcattaaaattttcggaccaaaattaaatacacCTATATAacaactctgtaaatatttttataaaatatttacgggatTGGTTTATGGAAACGAGATTCCGATATCTcaatttccaaaaccacttgactttagaaccgaaccacttgtacttaactaattaaccaattaaataaaattatcaaatcaaaattcaatatatcataatacttgactcatatatattaaataataatatttacaggcCCACTCATTGGAATTATGGTCTCAAaatcactatttctgacaccactaaaaaatgagttgttacagTAATATTCGAGAGAACGGTATCTATGCCTACAATAactatattattaattgataggtgcacttgactttatataaaaaaatttaaataaatatatatatagaaaggTTATTTACCTTTTCAatgctttcatatttttcaaaatgctAGTTAAATCATTAgtgtttattatatatatttggtataaaaattatttgaactcAATCCGAGAAAGGTGAACTCTAGGTTAATATGTCACAATTTTggttctatatatatttttcttttatgaataTCACATAATCCAGCATTATATTTTGTTACACTTATAATAtgagtaaaagaaaaatgtaatattaaattatgtttataaaaagattgagttataaataaaatagtatttGGGAAGATGAGAAGACTTGGACTCAGACTCAGAAGTTAAAAGGAAAGGAACAAGgtaattagtattaaattaatttattgagaAACTTTAAAATCATCAACTATCTCTTCATTTAGATTTCAAGGGTTTCACATGTTGTTTCTacgtataaaaataaaaattttgaattttgaatctCTTAGGGGCTGCAAGCAAAAGATTGAACTCTGAAAGGGTTGGGGTTAAGGTTTAGAATCATAAGCGGGCgggcttttatttaatttattggtaTTAAAAAGATATAAGGCAATATTTTTGGTATTAAACAAATAGATagtgtaagaaaatattttatttaatttgtttggttAGGCTAAagacaacataaaaaaaaaaaggttgggTTAGGTCAAACATTTGCCGATGAAAAAAAAGGTTGGGATAAATTATGAGTAGACAAagacaacataaaaaaaaaaaggttgggttagataaaatatttgccaacgaaaaataaaagttgggaCAGGTTAATATTTTCCCAACTCTGTCTAAAAAGTCGAGATATGATTAGATTTTGCCAACACctaaaaaagttgtttaaagATACAAATTTAAACAACCCAAAAAAGGGTCCGCGTAGTCCAAAAAGAGTCGTCTTAGGCCTTTCATATGGCAACACTTTTATATAGTTGGGAAAGGTATAACAAAAGTCGACATAGTGTTGGACAAAACTGACTTTTATTTAAGCGTTGCCTTAAGCATGCATATCCCGACCCTTATACAAAGAGTTGGCTAAAGCATATATTGACAATTCTATCTCAAAACTTAGGAAAGTTTTGGCCCAAAAGTGTCGGCATAGTGTTGGACAAAACAGACTCTTATTTAACGGTTGCCTCAAGCATGGATATCCCAACTCTTATACAAAGAGTTTGCCAAAGCGTACATCGGCAAGTTTATCCCAACACTTAAAAGTGTTGGCCCAAAAGTGTTGTCTTAGGACTGTTTTGTTGTAGTGAACCGACCATATATTAAAGCCGACCCAAGTGTACTAAGTGTTTAAAAACCTAAGGCTTAGCCGAGACTTACAATTACAAAAGAAGAGAACACTTTTATTAATACACATACAATTACAATGACACACACTTATCTCActgctcttttcttttctacctATGCCTCACTCTCTTGCTTATGGCTCTTTTTTTACATCATAGTAAGAATAAAAACTCCCACCCTATTTATAAAGTTCAATAGCCGTTGGATTGTTGACACATGTCGATATCTTTGTcgttgattttataaaatatctaatatATAGTTAGAATATTAATCTAGAATACCTAATCTtcttttatcttaatattcTAGAATCTTCCCAAAAAAAACTCTTCAAGGTTAAGTTTGGATTTTATGTAAGAGCTGCATTATTTGCTTCTACCAATTCATTCAACGTTCTTGATTTAGAAGATTGTGTATTGGgtttagaggtgctcatgggctgggCTGGGCCCAAAAAAATTTCGGCTCACATCCTAGgctcgggcccggcccgaaatatgggcctaaaattttgtctaggccCAGCTCAGAAAAATTCCTAAGCTCGAGCCCGCcccgacccatttttttaataaacaccaaaaatttattttagaaataaaaaaaataaaaaaagtattttaaaaatattttaaaattaaaaaaattaaaaatatatatttattatatattcgggccgggccgggcccaggccaaaaagtggtgcgctcatttttttgcttaaactcatatttcaggcctatatttttacccgaaatGTCTCATATTtagggcgggccgtcgggccaggCCAAGTCTCCcattattaaaaaacaaaagcagATTCCCTTGTCTGCGAAAGCTGTCCTTAAACCAAGTCATACCCTGAAGATACTTGTGCATGTGTTATGATACTTACGTTTTTTAATTAgcatttcttattattattatgatgatgatgtttaCAGCAGTAATCAATATTGTGATTAGTTAAcacaattttcctttttcttctaaaGACAACAAGGATTCGATTCTGGCCAACCTACGAGAGAATTTAGCTGCTCAACTAGTATATGTAGAGTCCCTTTGAGTGAGATGCTGCTATAGGAAGTCATTTGATTATGCAGCTTTTCTCGATTGCTGCTTTTGGATTTGTCGACCCAAAACCATATTCATCAAGTCAAGCTGGGGTTCCAGCAATGACTTCATCGAGGTAAAGATGATAACAATTACATTATTTTGCAGGTTTCCTAAACGGTACTGACAACATTTTACAATGAATTGCAGCTCTTACGAGAGGAACTTATTCCATGGGAAGAAAATCCACATTGCTGTAGAAACACTCACAGAAAATGTTGGCTGCATTTCTAGAGGACGTCAAGATTTGGAGAGAGAAAGGAGAGTGTTGAGCATCGCCATGGCAATGGCATCGCATTGACCGCTTCACCACAATCATACGAAAGGAAACTGATAACTGTTCACCTCAAGTGGAAGATGTTGAGCCagaaaagaaaaccattttgGATTCttcttaactaaatttattcCAAAGATTTTGTGGGTTGGTGTAGTAGATCTTtaatatttgagatttttttttttaattttagattacaTTTCTTATCCATCcttattacaatatttttttgagttgGGGTTATTTTGTatctcaattcaattaaaaattatcacaattcgtggtttataaaaattatattattatgattatgtttttgatctttataaatcaataaaagattacatataatgatatttgaataaaaaaatactattaatatgaGATTTGTGAGTGAAACAAAAGTCAGTATTTATATGTCATTTATATGTCATAAACTAgtgtataaatatgtatatgatattgTATAACTTCACACaccattaataaattttcttataccattaaaattaattaataaataaaccataaggaggtaaatcaaaattttttatcaagCTTTAAAAAGGGTATGCATACTTTACCTCAGATCACTCATTTCTAACTTAAtcgacaaaaataataaatataataaattgtttatataataCTCGGTTAATCAATAGTCACATTTCATAATGGATGTCAATTAAACCGTTTATTTTCGAGATAACTTTAAATTAATTGACTCTCCATCTTTTAAAGAACCGAAActacttttaatttttgatcaaaggataaaaatcgcactttaatttaaaagttttaaaagccTATGTGTAAATGTACTattctatatttttatcaagCTTTCTTCTTTGAATATTTCTCAACATTTCAacgtttaaaaattaaaaagagaagTAAAGCAGGGATGACAACGAAGAGTGAAGCAATCAATTTTGTAGGTAGAAATGGAGTTTTACTCATTTATTTAGggttagtttatttttatttgaggtTGGGTGAGCTttgttttttgtaattttaatgaatttgggCTGGATTAAAAAtcttgggtaaaaatataaaattgatattgattaatttaatttcttgattCATGATGTGAGGTTTTCCTTTATAAAAGATTATAACAACAAAAAATTCATGATGACAATGATAAGGTATGTCTATGGTTTCAAATAAAGTACAAAAAACACATGTTCTTATCTTTCTCATTGTATCggaaaattttctataaaaacccTTGCATAAATAATGTTGTCCCTTTTATTCACGACGTCGTTTGGCCCTCATACCGTTAAAGAGCATGATTGGTGAGATATAGTGCTAAATTCCAACTAAAACCTACCCGAATACATAGCCCCAAAATGGCGACGCCACCGGTAGCGCCATCACAGGCGGCAGCAGGGGGAACTTTGAAGCACCACCGCCGCCAGCGATGCAGCCTCCTGGAACGGACATGACAGGTATATGTTTCAGAGATCAATTGTGGCTAAACACGTACCCTCTTGATCGAAACCTAATTTTCGATTACTTTGCCCTATCTCCGTTCTATGATTGGACCTGCAACAACGAGAAGCTCAGGATGCAATCCATTCACCCTCTTGACATCTCTCAACTTTCGTAAGAAAATTTGAAGCCTGGGTTTTAATTCTCGTTGGCATGTTGCAAgattagtttttgttttttgtttttttcttggacttgaaaatgtcaaaatttatgaaactcAGTTGGAGTTTTAAACAAATATTGATCTGGGTATATCAAAGGTCAatatttgctttttatttttacccgAAGATGAGGCATTTTCTATGCAATTCTACCGGAGGAACAGGAACGCATAGTTGCATATTTGTGATTGGCATTTTATCTACTTGGAAAATGTTTTGATACCTACCATATAGGTAACTTGATTTTGCAATTTAACTAAAAGTATTTCATTTGATTGGAAAACTTGATGATTATATCATAAATCATGGCGAAGAATCATAGTTTAAAGATTTAGTACTTATAAGATCAGTAATGAGATTTTCATTTCCCCTTTAATATAGGAAAATGACTGGGATAGAGTACATGCTTAGTGAAGTTATGGAGCCACACCTCTTTATTATCCGTAAGCAAAAGAGGGACAGTGCGGAGAAAGTAACACCGATGCTAGCATACTATATTTTGGATGGTTCGATATATCAAGCACCACAACTTTGCAATGTCTTTGCAGCTCGAGTTGTAAGTTCCGTTGTATTGTTTTCCTCTCTTATTTTGTATGTATAACAAAACAATGCTATCACCTAAAGACTCAATTGATCTCAGTCTGGTTACAGCATTCTTTTTGTTGGAATATTACCAAAACTGGTTTCCCGTTCATACGTCTTGGCCATTTGTATTCCTCACCTCGAAATGAATCTCttgttaagaaaaaaacatccagaaatgaaaacaaagagggaaaaaaaaggggttTAATGAGTGGATAGAATTTCATGGAATAGAATTCTATTGTTTTCCATCAGATATTATCATTCTATCTGTATTGTTCCTTCACATATAGTCTTTGTATGGATATCATCTTTTGTATATTGATAAATTATCCATGTGACAGGGACGTGCCCtctattatatatcaaaagCTTTTACAACTGCTGCATCAAAGTTGGAGAAGATTGGATATGGTAAATCCCCCACCATTTTTTTGGTCTTCCccttttcctttaaatttaatatcaatatcCCCTGTTTAAACTCTGTAAGGATGCATTCCTGTATTCGGCCACATAATTCAATGTGGCCTTTTTACactgtttgaattgaatttctgATGCAGGTGATACCGAAAATGAAAGTGAAACTTCGGAACCAAAGGGTGGTAAAGAGACAATTGACTTCAAGGAAGTTAAGCGTGTGGATCATATTCTTGCCTCTTTACAGCGAAAGGTAACCTATGTAATGTAATATTTTCACCTATGCTCATATATTCATCTTAATGTCTACAATGTATAGGATCTGTAATACAAGGGActaacatttttcatttcagattttattgttttgttgtcCACTTGTCTCGCCTCTTGGCTGATGTTTGCATAGATTGTTTTTGGCCGATTATGTTTGTATAGAATTCATACTGGTTTCACGTACTTTCATGTAAACTGCGATAAATCAGAATCACAacatttttttatgatgaaatttagTAGCCCCTCTTGATTTTGGAAGAAGTGTCAGTGATTTCTTGATGATATTGAGAAGAACCTGTGTGTGACAATTGCAGTTACCACCAGCCCCTCCTCCACCTCCGTTTCCAGATGGCTTTGTTCCGCCTACAACAGAAGCAGAGAAAGAGCCAGAAAACCAGCAAACAACAGAACCTCAACCTCCTGCTGTTGATCCCATCATAGATCAAGGTCCAGCTAAGAGAATGAAATTTTGAACCCATTGTTTTTCCTCCCATTTCAATGGAGCATTAGAACTTTTTTAGCCTTGTGTTGGGCACAAGCCTGAGAGTAGAGAACTTCTAATCATCTAATGTAATGAGAAGTCTGTTGTATAATTAGCTAATCTCTTCCTTTGTTTAACTATTTTAACCACTGTGATGTCTCAAAGAGTCAAGACTATCGAAATCATTATACCATTCTGGTGCGAGTGTGTGTATATAATAGGTTAAATTCTGAGTAGGGTCCCTATACTTATCGATGTGTGCGGAtatagtccctctacttttattTGCCCAAAATTGGTCCCTTTTAGATTTGCTCATTTTCAGTTTCTTTGTTAACTTTTTGTATTAACTCAGTTAAAAAATTAGGTACGATCACAAATCAGTTGCTTCAcaaattttgtcaatttgatttctatttttctatttttactttaattattaaaaattttaaaaatttaaatgaaagaaGAAAGTGTGAAGAGTTGAAAGAGagttttttaaagtttattattaataaaattagtttttcaatttGTAACAATAAACTCATAACTAATTGAATAATGATATCTAATTTGATGGTAATTTTCAGTGTTTTTTATCATGAACTCTTTGAcacatttagaaaattttataaaattttcatataactttaaaattctatttaatatttttatataagaaaGAGAGAGTAtgggttaaattaataaaattgtaaaggttgagggactaaatttgtgattgtatttaataaattgattgagtccatggaaaattaagagagaaagaaaaggagcAAATTGATAAATACATGGactatattcaaatttgaaccTATATAGTAAAAGAAAAGTAAGAGAAATAGTTAACATTTTAAACTAACTTCGACATTGGAATTagacttaaaataaaattatttttcctcatCTCTTTTTTTATCCTAAAGGGCCAATAATCACAATTTTATGATgcattttcttaaataaaatttctaaagtaGTTCTTTTGAGAATAAATAGTTTTTCCACaagaaaaatcatttaaacTTGTAGATGTTAAAGATATTATATTTGcacataaaacatatttatggagacaaaaatagaaatagagaaaGTGAATAGCCTATCGACTCTTAAACACCGCATTCAAGTCATGCGAAATATaaacatgaaaaacaaaatttctttgGAATGGAATGTCAATGCATATGTATAATGTATCAATACTAAACTAACCCATATAATCTTGAAGAGAGAACAGATTTGATCCATCACACCCACACAATGCTGATACATGCACtgaaattttctgaaaaaaacGAAGAAAGAATACTTGAAGCTGAAGTTCTCAAATGCTGATATATGAATACAATAAAATCCCATTAACTTTTAgatgtaattataaaattatttagcaCTAAAATGAGAAATATAATAATACGAAATTCAGAAGgcttttagtttttaaatcatattttattttatgatgttGCATATTTTCGTAAGTTTTATGACAGTTGTTAGTGACAACAAACTAATAGATTTCTAATAAAATTCGTATTTTGTCTCTTtctatcaaattataaaataaagttttaaaatataatttttatttttagaatttcaaatttaaaatcaaattattatcaTTCTTCTATTAAactgatattttaaaattaaaaaatcaattcataatcatatcataataaaaataatattgaaaatatttattataatttttcctaaaatcactcgttgatataataatttttttcctgtTAAAATTACACACGgtctttaagaaaatttaatcttaccatttctttttttctgtttGAAAATGTATGCACTTCTGAGTTTCGACTTACGATtacttataattaaatcaattctaaatcaatttaatttatatttgtaaataaataatttaatctggtttaatatattatttttagaaaacaattatttaatcttaagttaatgaataaatttgatgggcatattttatttttattgatatttgttttgCACCATCCAACTCAAGATTAATTTATTGTGTGGAGATTCTCAGCATTACATCATCTATGAGATTTATTTCATTCTATTTTCTATTGGAATAAAAGTTGAGACAGAACTAAAGAGTTTGCATAGTACATGATATTTGTTAACGAAATCCAAATTCATCAATCCTACTATAAAACCTTATTCAAGCAATGATTTTATTCAAGGTTCATCTAATACAATTATTGGCTAAAACCCATTCTACCCCTTCCAATGGATAATTGCAACCCCAAAATCAAGCTTGTTAAATCACTCTTGCCAAATACctcatttacatttaatatttctCCATAAAAATCCGTAACAAGGAGTGTCTAACCCTACCTCCAAACGACTAAATAGGAAATCGACCATTAgcctatttataaattttacttcaACATGATCAACAACCAAAAAATAAGTCTTTATCACATGcttaaatgttaataattatcttcacaaattaacttaaaaaatatttaaataaaattatttataaagcAATTTTCCATCAGCTTCAAAACTCTCAAGAGATAAAAATAAGCATATCAAATTTCTCTACCTCTTACtccaaatttgttttattatcaaACATgaaatgagacaaaaaaaaaaaattcaatgtttTGTCTCAAGGAACCTTAGCTAATTAAACAAGAGTTTCAAACAACATTCATTCCTTTGATAGTTTGACCCAAAAACATGATGCTTTAATGTCAATAATGTGAACTCGAAAATACTTTTTGGAGCATACTtctattttaacattaatttaaacAGTTCATAAGACATCAAGAGATAGTCACATTCTACAACTTATTCTAACACATCATGTAACACTCAAAAGttctaatataatataatattaacaattaatgaaaataattaatttttttatttttcaaatctttcttcattaaataaaatttttaagttaatttattaattttaatattttataaaaaaataagggttTAACCTCCATCATGATATTTGACTTTGAAGATTTTAGCAAGAAGAGAATAGGAATTCTTCAAGAACCGTGACCCTTGTTTGCcaagaataataatattactCAACTAATGTAAGTTAATAAGTgaaaagaaatagtaaaaatagaattattttaatagaaataatgtgatattttaaatgagattagaaaaaattaaatccattaaattaaTCGAgtatgataaaaagaaaaaaaaaccataatttaatCTAGCTAATCCATACAGTTTTCAAATATGAGATTTGTGATGGTAGAAGTCCACCAAACCCACCAAATTGAGTCAATTTTTAGCCAATTTCGAGTCTGCAACAACGACACATGTCCCACTCCCCTACTCTCAGACCTAGTTTGTACGTCCATGCGACTGCCACATCTCGCCTCTGACGTTGGCTTGGCTGTccaaaaatttagatttaatataAAGTTTAGAAATAGCCATgaatacattattatttttatatgtattatcaatttacattattttctaaatctaaatccaaattttaaagtataaatttttaaaatcacccttttttaagtattttagatttatttagacTACTAGATccgtttatattattttaaaaaaataataaaatagctaatataaccatttaaaattagattattaGTTAAGTTACGTATAATATTTGATTCTAATTAtagttaatttgaatatgtataatttataattgtaattatacctataaacttaaaaagaaatgttatgttatatttaacatttataattatatttttattaaattaaaatatacaataaattatgatatattaacATATTTGCTAATAATTCAAAAGAGTAAATGGTTAAAGCTTTATATTAATACTGTTATACGTAAGTGACCACTAACCCGAGTCTCAGATAGAATCTGGATCATCTATTTGTGACTCGGACAAGCCCCACTAGATGATCGAGTGAGAAGCAAACTGCGATGGGACACCGAGGGGTGTTCGTGGACCCAACTCGCATGACAGGCTTGCGGATCTAGCTCGCATGAACTAAGGGAAGGTTGCAGTCTCAGCTTGCATGCGTCCAAGAAGCTCGCAGAAGGAGGACCATGCTCTACAGGCAACCTAGAAGGAAACATGTGTCTAGCAGGCCTAAAGCTCGCAGGGAATGTCAGCACTAGGAATAGAAAAGACTGCGTGCTCCACAGACAACCAAGAGTGAAATACTGTCCAATTGGCCTAAAGCTCACACAGAATGTCAGTGCCAAAAGCCGCAGAGCCAAGACAAAACAGTAGGGTCTCATCGTGAGCtgtgataatatatataaatatccaaatactttaattaataagATATAAGACAAAATTACTCGACAAATAACTTAAAGCTTAAGGTTTGAATCTTAATGGTTTCGATACCTTCTCTTAAATTATAATACAAGCTttgattgtataaaaaatatttatatgattattttgaactcaatatTTGatctattaatattaaaaatatatgcatCTCAATAGAAGGGGTTCGTGTGGTTACCTGAGCCATTAATTTTATTCAGTGGGACCCGTCAAAAAATGTAGGAAGGCAGTGGTCACGTTGAAACGCCTAATAAGTACAAAGGGAGTCCAGTGGGTGGGTGCCACCACATTAAGTGGACATGACATCATCATATAAATTTGTGGTGTCCAACCATAAGCTGACTCAGCCGTGACATTGATATTTTGGTCTAAAGATAGGAACcaaatattaagtaaataaaataaagccagCTATTTCCCAGTGAACTGGGTCTCCTCTTTGCCAACTTGCAGTGCAACACTGGAGCTTTGCTTCTTTTACTCTAAAGACTCTTAGCATTATTGTAAACAAACATTTCTACATCACAAAAAAGATAATGAATAAGGAAGGAAAGTTTATAGATTTTCAGGGAAGGACATAAAATTTTCAGGGAAGGACATAGGATCTGGAAATTCTCTATCAAGGACTTTTCCCACCTGACTATAAATACCTTGATATTTTGCTTCATGCACCATTCAACTTCTTTTAATATCACTATACATTGTTTTTTCGTTTAGATATTTGGGGTTCGCTTCTCTTTTCATTCAAGATGACTATCCTCATTGATCAACCTGATTTTGGTAATTA
This genomic window from Gossypium raimondii isolate GPD5lz chromosome 10, ASM2569854v1, whole genome shotgun sequence contains:
- the LOC105776824 gene encoding LOW QUALITY PROTEIN: mediator of RNA polymerase II transcription subunit 6 (The sequence of the model RefSeq protein was modified relative to this genomic sequence to represent the inferred CDS: inserted 1 base in 1 codon), producing MATPPVAPSQAAAXGNFEAPPPPAMQPPGTDMTGICFRDQLWLNTYPLDRNLIFDYFALSPFYDWTCNNEKLRMQSIHPLDISQLSKMTGIEYMLSEVMEPHLFIIRKQKRDSAEKVTPMLAYYILDGSIYQAPQLCNVFAARVGRALYYISKAFTTAASKLEKIGYGDTENESETSEPKGGKETIDFKEVKRVDHILASLQRKLPPAPPPPPFPDGFVPPTTEAEKEPENQQTTEPQPPAVDPIIDQGPAKRMKF